AGAAACTGAACAAAACGTAAGGGAAGCTTGCTATAATAGTTTGTGCCACCATGTCCACGAGGTGAAAGGTACTACTCGAGTGAAGTAAGATCAGCAACAGATCTATGAACACATATCTCTTTAAAGACTGATACCATGAAAATTGACTAGTCTCTCTAGCTTCCGAGAAGGCGTATCCAAACCCATGCCATTATGCATTATCACAATCTACATATTAATTTGACAGTCCAAAATGTTAGCAATTGGCAAACTGTATATAAAGCGTAAATAAGAATTGCATATAATAAAGAATTATCAGCAGCTTCCAGTATGTTTCCAAACTTATTCAACATTTTTAACTATTGATTGCCAATTATATCTGTGAATTATGGAAAAGTCTTTCTGCAAATTAAACGTAATTGACCCATCTTTATTATCATATCGTATTGTCCTGAACCTTTTCTATACCATATTAACctgttttcttaaaataatttaataattcgtACATTATGCATGCAGCAGAAAATAATAACTAGAAAGTTTGCAACTCTAATTAAAATGGTATAAATATGTTGATGTATCGACTTTCTAGCTAGTTATTAAGGTTATTTACTTAAgaatattcacttaatgtaacattttttaacCAGCTTGTAGGAAGTGAgagaagaatatttttattgtgcaagattataatattttagatttacgaagttagtatatatatatatatatatatgtatgtataaacCAAAAGAATTATATTCTAAACATAGTATGGTAAGATCATTTTACCAAGGGCAATGTTTACTGTTGTTTTGTCCATTGATGGGGATGCATTGGGAGAAGTAGGCTCTTCCACATGCAATTCATGACGAAATTCCTCATCATCATTCACTTCTGCTAATCTTGATATAATAAAGCCATCTGAGTGCTTGCGTCATTCTTCAGTTTTTCCTTACATGTCACACGGCACCCACACTTCTTTATTGTTGCCTTACATGACTTGGAACAATTCTCCACAAAATATATCAATTGGAGCTGGGTTTGCTCCCCACTTAGATAATGCTGAATATATACATGATCAGCACTCAAAAATATAATATGGATGTAAGGGTCATTGAATTTATAAACCAATTGTCCAAACTTGGATGCTATAGGAAACTTTGGGTCAGTTCAGGAGCTTTACAGACTCGATAATAAATGCACATCTCCTCATTGCCATAAGAAGTTGGTCTCTTATAAGATGGAGATGACTCCTCCATATTTAAAGGTTCTAATGCTAGGTATACTGCAATTCCCCACCATTCACTTAACTGGCAATCCTTAGGTACATCCATTATTATTGATGTAACTTGTTACGTGCAAGGTTGTTTGCTGAACTTCGAAGGTCAGCACCTCCAGAAaatcaagaagaaagaagagaaacaatcCAAGGTAAGGGCAATACTTTTTTTCCATAATCTGAATTACACACATCaccatatatataaaacataaaacttGGCTGATATACTAGAATATTCTTATAACAGAAATCCTAACAAATTATTAGTGCTAATAGAAGTGGTGGCAGACAACATGTTTGGTACACCCACTACTCTCATGCCAACTCAACACTCCTGCTTCTTCCTCGTGTACGTCCTTCTTGCTTCTTCCTCACGTACGTCCTTCTTCCTATCATAGCTGAATCACAACCAAACTTGTCATAGGGATAATGTGATGAACCAATTGCAAGGCAGTTTTGATTGTCAAACCAACATGGAATTTCACTCCCTGGTATGATGAACCAAACGTCTGGCCCTTCAATCTGTtacaatgaatttttttgttgtaaatttaactagttaataaaaaaaattaaactattcaTTTGAttcttacagtttttttttttaaatctctatATAAGAAAACGGTAAGTTTTAGTCCCTGCACATATATGAAAGTTAAATAGTTTTGGTCCTCATTACTAATATAAGACAAACATTTCATGGTGGTGAAAACtgcttatataatttttttctagcaATGATAAACTATTACAACAATTGTTCAAGAATTAAAACTTACAATTTTCTtgtataggaactaaaaataatgaCATAACTATAGGgacaaaataaatagtttaaccATAATCATAAGACAGAAACATTGGAGAGAGATGGAAGGAGGATGGGGTGTACAACAAACATACCAGATCCATACGTGATTATGTCTCAAATATCTTCCATAGCATTTCTATCTTCATCCAAATTAAAGGGTTTCAATTTAGGACAATTATTTGCATACAAGCCTTGTAAATTTGGTGGAAGCATTGGCAAGGATTTAAGTCTTGGGCAATCATTGAAGGACAAATTCTGCAACATAGAAAGATTAATAATGCACTGGGCTGGTGGGTTAACAAAATTGTTACCACTTAGATCTAAATCCTGCAACAATGATAAAGAaccaagatcactaggaaaTGATTCATCGTTAAGATCACGGTAAATCCAAGGACACCAAGGCAGGTAAGCTGGAAAGAGGAGGCATGATTGACTCTTAAGATCTGTTTGCCTCATAAACATTGAGATCCATAGAAAGCAAGTTTTGTGAGTTGGGTGCTAGTTCTTTCCTTCCACCAAAGGAGAGCtctttaagtttttctaaacgAACTTAAGATAAAGTAATTTCTCTTATTGCAGTGCCACTCACTTTCTTGTGATCTTGTTTATTGCATTATTATGATTTCTTAAGTTTATCATGCCTATGACTTGTATATGCTGATGAAAGCATCAATAAACGTAGAAGAGGAGGGATGACGTTACTAGCAAAAGGAGACATAATTATGCTAAATTAATTGTACGGGAATAAACCATACTAAATTTTATTGTATGCACTGACCGATCAAAGAGGTGATTGGGTATAAAGTGGTGGTGTTTATATATCATGTGCTATATTTTATATACTAAAATGGGAATTGGTAAACAGTGGTGATACAAGGAAGTTATTAACTGAAAATTTTAATCTATTGATCagaatgttatatattttaaatagtaattaaaaGGGGAATTGGTATCACACTTCCTTATTCTTGGCAAAATCTCATAACGCTAGCACACTTCCTTATTCTTGGCTTCCATGGCTTAGAATGATTCTCCACATAAAATATCAATTGAAGTTGGCATTTCTCTTCGTTGCATTCATAAACAAAGTGGCTAAATTTAGGTCCTATGGGGAAAGTCAAGTCAGGTTCACCCTGAGGAACTTTACATGCCCAATAATAAATGCACGTATCCTCATTTCCCACAGGATGTGGACTCACATGTGATGGAGAAGAGTGCTGCATATTTGGAGGTTCCAATGCTAGGCATATTGCAATTCCTAACCATCCACTAGACACAAGATAGTTAGGTACATCCACTATTATTGATGCAACTGAATCAGAACCCAGCCTGTTATATGGATGATGTGATGGATCAATTAGAAAGAACACTTCATTCCATTTCTGAATCTCTCTCCCTGGAATGATGAACAAAAAATGTGGTCTATCTTCCATTTGGTAAGCACACACTTTATGGAAATAATTTGGGTGGGTAAGGGGCAGAGTAGGGAGAGAATGAGTATATAAAAAGTATGTCTGATTCATATGTAACTCATAAATCTTCCACAGCATATATGCATCTGAATTCAAGGGTTTCATTTGAGTACTATTAGTTGTACCCAAGCATTGAGCACTTGGTGGAAGCATAGGCAAAGACTCAAGCCTTGGGCAATCAATTAAGGTCAAACTCTGCAGGGTATGAAGATTACTAATGCAACGAGTAGGTGGACTAACAAAATTGTTCCCACTTAGATTTAAGCCCAACAAAGATAATAAGGATCCAAGACTATCTGGAATTGATTCATCATTAAGGTCACAATAACTTAAATTCAAGAACTTCAAGCTTGTTAAGCGGGAGAGAGTAGGCAAGATCAACTCCTTCGGGACTTGTTGCCTCCTATGCATTGAAATCCTTTGATGTAAGTTCCATAATGAGTTGGATGCTAGTTCGTTCCTTCCACCAAAAGAGAGCTCTTTAAGATTTTCTAAACAAACTTTGGAAGAAGTAATTTCTCTTATGGGAGTCCCACTCACATCAAGTTCCTCCAAAGACCCATTTTCATTCATGCTGTTGGGCAAGGTAGAAAATTTTGAGCAACCACAAATACTGAGCTTCCTAAGAGATTTCAGATTCCAAATAGACTTTGGTAGCCAAAGAAGATTTTTGCATTTCTCCAAATTAACCAGTGATAAATGTTGCATATTTTTTCCAAAGTTGGGGAGCTTTTTAACTTTTGAGCAGCCAGAAAGAATCAATTCCTCCAAAGAATCCATTTCAAATTTTGTTGGAAGGGTTTGAAGATTTATGCAGCCTTTCAAGTTCAATAGAACAAGTTTCTTGTGCTGTCCAACAGACTGGTGAACCTCAACAAGGTTTATACAaccttcaagaagcaaaatTTCCAGACATGGAACTCCAGAAACTATAGGACTTTCTATTAAATCTTCGGAATGGCTCAGATCAATGAACTTCAACTTTGCGAAATGCTGATCAATCagaacaaaaatttgaaaatgattagCTTTGGAAGATTTTGTGCTAGTATTAAATTGAATGCACAAGATTTTTACTGAGCTACTTACTTGAGATCCACtccagattttttttattttgctgtaACGCATTTTCAACTCTACAAGTTCCTCTAGCTTCACACCAAGTGGCAAAGCTTTCAAAGTACACCCCGTCCACTGAAGAAATTTCATTGAACTGCAAAGACATTTGATGCCACGAGGAACTTGTAtgttgtgataattaattacaaGGAATTTAAGAttgtacatctttgagaaggcTTCGGGATCCCAATTTGCATTGTATGGTTGAGTTGACGATTGCAAAACTATACCCTGAATCAATTCATTTTCCTGGCAAACAATGCTGAAGATAATTAATCCTAACTCTTAAGGCATAAGATTTGGATTATTTTTGGTTTACAAAAGTGTGGACTGAAGGGAggttctttacatttcaagctCATTATAAACCTCAAGTTCGGCAAGGATTAAATAAAGATCATCCAAACTCAACATGACATCATCTTATAGTGAATGAAAGATCCCCGTAGTGAGTTCAATTCTATTAACTATGATAAGGAGTGAAGATATAAATTCATTGAACTTTTGTATGAGATAAAATCAACTAAAAATGTTACCTTATTTCTTTTCAGTGCTTGATCAGTGTCTTGGGGTGACCACAACCTACTGCGTTTGCCAGCATCTATAGGACATTCTTCAACAACAATTTTCCTTCCCATTTCTTGAAGCAAATCATGCATCCATAAACGTGATCCATCATAAGTTGCTAGCGATTTATCAATTAGAACGTCAATTCCATTTGCTGGATAACGGCCACAAATAGTTAGAATTTGTGTCACATGCTCTTTTACCCACCCATTGAAGAAACATGCAATATCaagaaataaaatcttataactTGGCGGTAACCCATCATAGCTTATTATAAGTTTGTCCATCACAACATCTTTCTTTGTGTATTCTTTCACTTCCAAAAATTCTTTCCATTGAGATTCACTTCTCCCACAGAAGGATGAACCCATCATCTCAATGGCCAGAGGAAG
The genomic region above belongs to Glycine max cultivar Williams 82 chromosome 14, Glycine_max_v4.0, whole genome shotgun sequence and contains:
- the LOC100798387 gene encoding TMV resistance protein N; its protein translation is MLRGESSSNSPNASSRLTYHVFLSFRTEGTHLDFANTLCTSLQRNGISTFRYDKQKERGYLILEKLHKVIEQCLVVIVLLSENYASSTWCLDELHKILESKRVLGTPVFPLFYDVVPSDVRHQKNKFAEAFEEHATRPEEDKVKVQKWRESLHEVAGFSGWESKNWKKEELIEEIIESVWTKLRPKLPSYDDGLVGIDSRVEKMNSLLKLELKDKVCFIGIWGMGGIGKTTLARVVFKKIRNKFDISCFLENVREISQNCDGMLSLQGKLLSHMKMKDLKIQNLDEGKSIIGGILFNNNVLLVLDDVNDIRQLENFSVNDQKWLGPGSRIIIITRDMEVLRSHGTVESYKIDLLNSDESLQLFSQKAFKRDQPLEHILQLSKVAVQQAGGLPLAIEMMGSSFCGRSESQWKEFLEVKEYTKKDVVMDKLIISYDGLPPSYKILFLDIACFFNGWVKEHVTQILTICGRYPANGIDVLIDKSLATYDGSRLWMHDLLQEMGRKIVVEECPIDAGKRSRLWSPQDTDQALKRNKENELIQGIVLQSSTQPYNANWDPEAFSKMYNLKFLVINYHNIQVPRGIKCLCSSMKFLQWTGCTLKALPLGVKLEELVELKMRYSKIKKIWSGSQHFAKLKFIDLSHSEDLIESPIVSGVPCLEILLLEGCINLVEVHQSVGQHKKLVLLNLKGCINLQTLPTKFEMDSLEELILSGCSKVKKLPNFGKNMQHLSLVNLEKCKNLLWLPKSIWNLKSLRKLSICGCSKFSTLPNSMNENGSLEELDVSGTPIREITSSKVCLENLKELSFGGRNELASNSLWNLHQRISMHRRQQVPKELILPTLSRLTSLKFLNLSYCDLNDESIPDSLGSLLSLLGLNLSGNNFVSPPTRCISNLHTLQSLTLIDCPRLESLPMLPPSAQCLGTTNSTQMKPLNSDAYMLWKIYELHMNQTYFLYTHSLPTLPLTHPNYFHKVCAYQMEDRPHFLFIIPGREIQKWNEVFFLIDPSHHPYNRLGSDSVASIIVDVPNYLVSSGWLGIAICLALEPPNMQHSSPSHVSPHPVGNEDTCIYYWACKVPQGEPDLTFPIGPKFSHFVYECNEEKCQLQLIFYVENHSKPWKPRIRKCASVMRFCQE